In Nostoc sp. CENA543, a single genomic region encodes these proteins:
- a CDS encoding EamA family transporter translates to MINHEKEAIFFALLSALFAALTTIFGKIGVEAINPTLATAIRTVVILVMVWGWVFTKGQIDALLTISPKTLLFLILSGLSTGLSWLFYFRALQVGKASLVAPLDKSSLLLVLVFSVLFLQESLTLQVILGTVMILAGTLVLIL, encoded by the coding sequence ATGATCAATCATGAAAAGGAAGCAATATTTTTCGCCTTATTATCAGCACTTTTTGCAGCCTTAACCACTATTTTTGGTAAAATTGGAGTCGAAGCAATTAACCCCACTTTAGCAACTGCAATTCGTACAGTTGTAATTCTAGTTATGGTTTGGGGTTGGGTTTTTACTAAAGGACAAATAGATGCACTGTTGACAATTTCTCCTAAAACTCTGCTATTTCTTATCTTATCTGGATTATCAACTGGTTTATCTTGGTTATTTTACTTTCGTGCTTTACAAGTTGGAAAGGCTTCTTTAGTAGCACCTTTAGACAAATCGAGTTTGCTTTTGGTACTTGTGTTCTCAGTTCTTTTTCTCCAGGAATCACTAACGCTGCAAGTGATATTGGGTACTGTCATGATTTTGGCTGGAACACTAGTGCTGATTCTCTAA
- a CDS encoding ABC transporter ATP-binding protein encodes MTPKLHNVSNQLPPLRRLLRYGQKYRGQIYQASTYSVINTILDLAPPWLVGIAVDILVQQQDSIIAKLGIKEVVWQFALLSLITILIWVFESLSQYAYDRLWRNVAQNIQHNLRLDAYNHLQQLESAYFEDSSTGGLMSILSDDINQLEDFLNGGANEVIQVTTALIILMVGAFFILPVHITLAAMLPMPFILWGSLVYQKRLEPRYADVREKVSFLNSRLANNISGITTIKSFTAENYENARLAEESEAYRKSNTKAIKLSAAFVPLIRMLVLAGFTALLFLGGMAAYSQKISIGNYSVLLVLVQRLLWPLVFLGETFDHYQRAMASTKRVMDLLDTPIQITTGDVPLVMEQVRGEVDLQNVTFAYRNSTAIIKNLSLHIPAGNTIAIVGSTGSGKSTLVKLLLRFYDVSSGAITIDGVDIQKLNLYDLRRSIGLVSQDVFLFHGTVAENIAYGTFDAGDEAIINAAKVAEAHDFIMRLPQGYETIVGERGQKLSGGQRQRIAIARAVLKNPPILILDEATSAVDNETEAAIQRSLEKITVNRTTIAIAHRLSTIRHSHCIYVMEHGQIVEQGTHEDLIALNGIYTSLWRVQSGL; translated from the coding sequence ATGACACCTAAATTGCATAATGTATCAAATCAACTCCCTCCCTTACGGCGATTACTGCGATATGGACAAAAATATCGCGGACAAATTTATCAAGCTTCTACCTATTCTGTAATTAATACTATTTTAGATTTAGCACCGCCTTGGTTAGTGGGTATTGCTGTAGACATATTAGTGCAACAACAAGATTCTATAATTGCTAAACTTGGTATTAAAGAAGTAGTATGGCAATTTGCACTACTTTCATTAATTACTATTCTTATTTGGGTCTTTGAATCACTTTCTCAGTACGCTTATGATCGACTTTGGCGCAATGTCGCGCAGAATATTCAACATAACTTACGTTTAGATGCCTACAATCACTTACAACAATTAGAATCAGCTTATTTTGAAGACAGCAGTACAGGTGGTTTGATGTCGATTCTCAGTGATGATATCAACCAACTTGAAGACTTTTTAAATGGGGGAGCAAATGAAGTTATTCAAGTCACAACTGCTTTGATAATTTTGATGGTTGGGGCGTTTTTTATTTTACCAGTTCATATTACTCTGGCGGCAATGTTACCTATGCCCTTTATTCTTTGGGGTTCATTGGTATATCAGAAGCGTCTTGAACCCCGTTATGCTGATGTTAGAGAAAAAGTTAGTTTCCTCAATTCAAGGCTGGCTAATAATATTAGTGGAATTACTACAATTAAAAGTTTCACAGCAGAAAATTATGAGAATGCTAGATTAGCCGAGGAAAGTGAAGCTTATAGAAAAAGTAATACCAAAGCCATTAAACTTTCTGCGGCTTTTGTCCCCTTAATTAGAATGTTGGTTTTAGCAGGGTTTACGGCTTTATTATTTTTGGGAGGAATGGCAGCTTATTCACAAAAAATATCTATAGGTAATTACAGTGTTTTACTGGTGTTGGTGCAGAGATTACTGTGGCCATTGGTGTTTTTAGGAGAAACTTTTGACCACTATCAAAGGGCAATGGCTTCTACTAAGCGGGTGATGGATTTATTAGATACTCCTATCCAAATTACTACGGGAGATGTGCCTTTAGTGATGGAACAGGTGCGGGGTGAAGTTGATTTGCAAAATGTGACTTTTGCCTATCGCAATAGTACCGCGATCATTAAAAATTTATCATTGCATATTCCTGCTGGAAATACTATTGCCATTGTTGGTTCTACCGGCTCAGGTAAAAGCACTTTAGTGAAATTATTATTGCGGTTTTATGATGTTTCTAGTGGCGCAATTACGATTGATGGCGTTGATATTCAAAAGTTAAATCTGTATGATTTGCGTCGTAGTATTGGCTTAGTTAGTCAAGATGTGTTTTTATTTCATGGTACGGTAGCAGAAAATATTGCCTATGGTACGTTTGATGCTGGGGATGAAGCCATTATTAACGCTGCAAAAGTAGCTGAAGCCCATGATTTTATTATGCGACTTCCTCAAGGTTATGAAACGATAGTTGGGGAACGAGGACAAAAGTTATCTGGGGGACAACGCCAACGTATTGCTATAGCTAGAGCCGTTTTGAAAAATCCACCGATTTTGATTTTAGATGAAGCGACATCTGCGGTAGATAATGAAACGGAAGCAGCAATCCAACGTTCTTTAGAAAAGATTACCGTAAATCGGACAACAATTGCGATCGCTCACCGTCTTTCCACAATTCGTCACAGTCATTGCATATATGTCATGGAACATGGACAAATTGTCGAGCAGGGTACACACGAAGATTTAATCGCCCTGAATGGGATTTACACCAGTTTGTGGCGTGTACAGTCTGGGCTTTAA
- a CDS encoding protein phosphatase 2C domain-containing protein has product MISTEQVIFCINPHCENPINSIGDAVCASCQTHLVYRYLWASGAAAARMKPGIKFADRYEVIAPQVWLDTQPGRSPIVPPELPPAIMPYLRLYPERLHLPQVYGFVPSEAADQGDILLLDNVPIDKQGNLYPSLNVAWDQAKPVRQVYWLWQILQLWTPLSELGLSQSLLIPNNLRVQGWCVRLLELHANINTAPPTLQDLAQSWQSLINFTDTPITVALNNILQQMSNSAVELDTITTQLNALLLSTAAELPLTLQVCGATDTGMRLTQNEDTCFPQSLEHLNDSLIPKLSIVCDGIGGHQGGEVASQLAVQSLKLQIQALMAEIAQESEIITPKLLQEQLETCLRVVNNLISSRNDEQNRQGRARMATTLVMALQVPQRVSTLSGVKSENAHELYLASVGDSRAYWITRDYCQQLTVDDDVIAREIRLGRSLYHQALQRPDAQALTQALGSRDAESLRFVIQRLILEEDGILLLCSDGLSDRNLVEKSWQDYALPILTGELALSDAVQQWIDLANQENGHDNISLVLLLCRLSKDYLVPIPKPQPLAEIPPESKILDIAEIPPDISELAEIPPLNSNIAEIPPVTSDITQIPPEISEPEVSSLAEIEPQPALAASSQALLDLELSAESTPTPIRRRKPWLMLGGLLIVLMGSSAIALFALSQLYPQTLQQMCQKLPASVQRLCPPSK; this is encoded by the coding sequence ATGATTTCTACTGAGCAAGTTATTTTTTGTATAAATCCTCACTGTGAGAATCCGATAAACTCTATAGGTGATGCTGTCTGCGCCAGTTGTCAAACTCACTTAGTTTATCGCTATCTTTGGGCAAGTGGAGCAGCAGCAGCTAGGATGAAACCAGGTATAAAATTTGCCGATAGGTATGAGGTCATAGCACCTCAAGTATGGCTAGACACTCAACCAGGGCGATCGCCAATTGTACCCCCAGAACTGCCACCAGCAATTATGCCCTATCTGCGCTTATATCCAGAGCGTTTACATCTTCCCCAAGTCTATGGATTTGTTCCCTCCGAAGCAGCAGATCAAGGGGATATCCTGTTATTAGATAATGTCCCTATCGACAAACAGGGAAATCTTTACCCGTCTTTGAATGTCGCCTGGGATCAGGCTAAACCAGTGAGACAAGTTTACTGGCTCTGGCAAATCCTCCAACTGTGGACACCTTTATCGGAATTGGGACTGAGTCAAAGTTTACTGATCCCGAATAATTTGCGAGTTCAAGGTTGGTGTGTGCGACTTTTGGAACTCCACGCCAATATCAACACCGCACCACCCACGTTACAGGATTTAGCCCAGAGTTGGCAGTCTCTAATCAATTTCACAGACACCCCAATCACTGTCGCATTAAATAATATTCTCCAGCAAATGAGTAACTCAGCAGTGGAGTTAGACACCATTACCACCCAACTCAATGCTTTATTACTCTCGACAGCAGCAGAATTACCCTTAACGCTCCAGGTTTGCGGTGCAACAGATACGGGGATGCGACTCACACAAAATGAAGATACTTGCTTTCCACAAAGTTTAGAGCATCTCAATGATTCCTTAATCCCAAAATTGTCAATTGTCTGCGATGGCATTGGCGGACATCAAGGCGGTGAAGTTGCTAGTCAATTAGCAGTGCAGTCCTTAAAATTGCAAATTCAAGCTCTAATGGCAGAGATAGCCCAAGAATCGGAGATAATTACACCCAAATTATTGCAAGAACAACTAGAAACTTGCTTACGGGTAGTTAATAACTTAATTAGCTCCCGCAACGACGAACAAAACCGCCAAGGTAGAGCCAGGATGGCGACGACTCTTGTCATGGCCTTACAAGTACCGCAAAGAGTTTCCACACTATCGGGGGTGAAGTCAGAAAACGCCCACGAATTATATTTGGCAAGTGTGGGTGATAGTCGTGCTTATTGGATAACTCGCGACTATTGCCAACAACTGACAGTAGATGATGATGTGATTGCCAGAGAAATCCGTTTGGGAAGGAGCTTGTATCATCAAGCACTGCAAAGACCAGATGCTCAAGCTTTAACTCAAGCCTTGGGAAGCCGAGATGCTGAATCGCTGCGTTTTGTAATTCAACGCTTGATTTTAGAGGAAGATGGCATATTATTGCTATGTTCTGATGGTTTGAGCGATCGCAATTTAGTAGAAAAATCCTGGCAAGATTACGCACTGCCAATCTTAACAGGTGAACTAGCTTTGTCCGATGCCGTTCAGCAATGGATTGATTTAGCCAATCAAGAAAATGGCCATGATAATATTTCGCTTGTGTTACTTCTGTGTCGTCTCAGTAAAGATTATTTAGTCCCCATTCCTAAACCACAGCCACTAGCAGAGATTCCCCCAGAATCAAAAATACTCGACATCGCAGAAATCCCACCAGATATCTCAGAACTAGCAGAAATTCCACCATTAAACTCAAATATCGCAGAGATACCCCCAGTAACCTCAGATATCACACAAATACCCCCAGAAATTTCAGAACCGGAAGTATCATCACTAGCAGAAATTGAACCTCAACCTGCTTTAGCCGCAAGTTCTCAAGCCTTGTTAGATTTAGAACTGAGCGCAGAATCCACTCCAACCCCCATCCGTCGGCGTAAACCTTGGTTAATGCTGGGCGGGCTGCTAATTGTACTCATGGGTAGTTCCGCCATAGCTTTATTTGCACTCTCGCAACTCTACCCACAAACTTTACAACAAATGTGTCAAAAATTACCTGCAAGCGTACAGCGATTATGCCCACCATCGAAGTAA
- a CDS encoding NfeD family protein — protein sequence MPISTLIWLMAGAVLCLTELFLPSAFVAFMMGISALIVALLSQFGLALWMQVVAWLLISSLLIVLSRRFLQPRRRKSKIQDAVTAETLTEIPAGKTGRVLYEGNSWRALCDDEKIAIASHERVYVVRREGTTLIVMPENLLRSH from the coding sequence ATGCCAATTTCTACCTTAATCTGGCTGATGGCAGGAGCAGTTTTATGTTTGACAGAACTGTTTCTACCATCGGCTTTCGTGGCCTTTATGATGGGGATTAGTGCCTTAATTGTGGCGTTACTCTCGCAATTCGGGTTGGCGTTGTGGATGCAAGTTGTAGCTTGGCTGCTAATTTCTAGCTTATTGATTGTGCTTTCCCGCCGATTTTTACAGCCACGACGACGCAAGTCAAAAATTCAAGATGCGGTGACAGCAGAGACGTTAACGGAAATTCCTGCTGGGAAAACAGGGCGTGTGCTGTACGAAGGGAATTCTTGGCGGGCGTTATGCGACGATGAAAAAATTGCGATCGCATCTCATGAAAGGGTTTATGTAGTCAGAAGAGAAGGAACTACATTGATTGTGATGCCAGAAAATTTGTTGAGGAGTCATTAG
- a CDS encoding SPFH domain-containing protein, translated as MFEQLLLLVFLGLGGSAVAGSVKVVNQGNEALVERLGSYNKKLEPGLNFVMPFLDKIVYKETIREKVLDIPPQKCITRDNVGIEVDAVVYWRIVDMEKAWYKVENLHSAMVNLVLTQIRAEMGQLELDETFTARAQINEILLRDLDIATDPWGVKVTRVELRDIIPSQAVRESMELQMSAERRRRAAILNSEGEREAAVNSARGKAEAQILDAEARQKSVILQAEAEQKAIVLKAQAERQQQVLKAQAIAESAEIIAQKINSNSTTNQALEVLFALGYLDMGAIIGKSDSSKVMFIDPRTIPATLEGIRSIVADNPTDSIVNGR; from the coding sequence ATGTTTGAACAACTTCTTCTACTGGTATTTTTGGGCTTGGGTGGTTCTGCTGTGGCTGGTTCTGTGAAAGTTGTTAACCAGGGGAACGAGGCTTTAGTAGAAAGGCTGGGAAGCTATAACAAAAAACTCGAACCTGGGCTAAATTTTGTCATGCCTTTCTTAGATAAAATTGTCTACAAAGAAACTATTCGGGAAAAAGTTTTAGATATTCCACCCCAAAAATGTATTACCCGTGACAACGTAGGTATTGAAGTAGACGCGGTGGTTTATTGGCGGATTGTTGATATGGAAAAAGCCTGGTATAAGGTAGAAAATCTCCATTCAGCAATGGTGAATTTAGTGTTAACTCAAATTCGCGCCGAAATGGGACAATTAGAATTAGATGAAACCTTTACTGCGCGCGCTCAAATTAATGAAATTTTATTAAGAGACTTGGATATTGCGACTGATCCTTGGGGCGTAAAAGTGACACGGGTAGAACTACGAGACATTATCCCATCCCAAGCAGTGCGGGAATCGATGGAATTACAAATGTCAGCAGAACGCCGCAGAAGAGCCGCAATTTTAAATTCTGAAGGTGAAAGGGAAGCTGCTGTTAATAGTGCTAGAGGTAAAGCTGAAGCACAAATTTTAGATGCAGAAGCTAGACAAAAATCTGTGATTTTACAAGCGGAAGCCGAACAAAAAGCCATAGTTTTGAAAGCACAAGCAGAACGTCAACAGCAAGTGCTGAAAGCTCAAGCTATAGCAGAATCAGCAGAAATTATCGCTCAGAAAATTAACTCAAATTCTACTACGAACCAAGCATTAGAAGTATTATTTGCTTTGGGCTATCTTGATATGGGTGCTATCATCGGCAAGAGCGATAGTAGCAAGGTAATGTTTATTGATCCCCGCACTATTCCTGCTACTTTAGAAGGTATCCGTTCAATTGTTGCAGATAATCCCACTGACTCAATAGTTAATGGGCGTTAG
- a CDS encoding helix-turn-helix transcriptional regulator, whose amino-acid sequence MLESSTIALTPVAEYFKVLSEVSRLQVLCALKTGAKNVTEIMEITQLKQANVSKHLQILAQKGIIKRQPQGVSVYYEIADPIIFDLCELVCQSLTVRLAEQSEQIKQLENSALGKSI is encoded by the coding sequence ATGCTCGAATCCTCCACCATTGCACTTACACCTGTTGCAGAGTATTTCAAAGTGTTATCTGAGGTGAGCCGCTTACAGGTTTTGTGCGCGCTCAAAACAGGTGCAAAAAATGTCACAGAAATTATGGAAATTACGCAGCTTAAGCAAGCCAATGTTTCCAAGCACCTACAGATTTTGGCGCAAAAAGGTATCATCAAGCGTCAACCACAAGGTGTAAGTGTATACTATGAAATTGCTGATCCGATTATTTTTGATTTGTGCGAATTAGTGTGTCAAAGTCTGACTGTGCGTCTAGCAGAACAATCAGAACAAATCAAACAATTAGAAAACAGTGCTTTAGGTAAGTCAATATAA
- a CDS encoding MBL fold metallo-hydrolase: MFFRQLFDPETSTYTYLIADEASKTAVLVDSVLEQVDRDQKLIAELGLKLGYCLETHLHADHITGAGKLRELTGCINIVPFGANAACADRKIQDGEVLQIGSVEIAAIATLGHTDSHMAYLVNNTHLLTGDSLLIRGCGRTDFQSGNAGALYDCITQKLFTLPDSTLVYPGHDYRGHMVSTIGEEKQFNPRFVGRDRVDFISLMNNLNLPNPQKIMEAVPANQRCGQAA; this comes from the coding sequence ATGTTCTTTCGTCAGCTTTTTGACCCCGAAACCAGCACCTACACCTATCTAATTGCTGATGAAGCCAGTAAAACAGCAGTTTTAGTTGATTCAGTCTTAGAACAAGTCGATCGCGACCAAAAATTAATTGCAGAATTAGGGTTGAAGCTAGGTTACTGTTTGGAAACCCACTTACACGCTGATCATATTACCGGTGCGGGAAAATTGCGTGAGTTAACAGGATGTATAAATATTGTGCCGTTTGGTGCAAATGCGGCTTGTGCTGACAGAAAAATTCAAGATGGAGAAGTATTGCAAATTGGCTCAGTAGAAATTGCGGCGATCGCCACTTTGGGACACACTGACAGTCATATGGCGTATTTAGTCAACAACACCCATTTACTCACAGGAGATTCCCTGCTGATTCGCGGTTGTGGACGTACAGACTTTCAGAGTGGGAATGCAGGCGCGCTTTATGACTGTATCACCCAGAAGTTATTCACCCTACCTGATAGCACCCTTGTTTACCCAGGACATGATTATCGGGGACACATGGTTTCTACTATTGGTGAAGAGAAACAATTTAATCCGCGATTTGTCGGACGCGATCGCGTAGATTTTATCAGCTTAATGAACAATTTGAATCTTCCCAATCCGCAAAAAATTATGGAAGCAGTCCCAGCTAATCAACGGTGTGGACAAGCAGCTTAA
- a CDS encoding rhodanese-like domain-containing protein: MVQTAKLTEIDAATLKQWLDYNSILLIDVREPSEYAEEHIPEAKLLPLSNLQPKQITSEEKPIVLYCRSGNRSAQAGKKFIAAGMNNIYHLQGGLPTWKAAGLPTKINPRAPISIMRQVQIVAGSLVVTGTLLGAFVSPWFLILSGFVGSGLVFAGVTNTCAMGMLLAKLPYNKRMG; this comes from the coding sequence ATGGTGCAAACAGCAAAATTGACAGAAATTGATGCAGCTACACTCAAACAGTGGTTAGATTACAACAGCATCTTATTAATTGATGTGCGTGAACCTTCAGAATACGCCGAAGAACATATCCCAGAAGCCAAGTTACTTCCTTTGTCTAATTTGCAACCCAAACAAATTACCTCAGAGGAAAAACCCATAGTTTTATACTGTCGTTCTGGGAATCGTTCTGCTCAAGCTGGTAAGAAATTCATCGCTGCCGGCATGAACAATATCTATCATTTGCAGGGTGGATTACCAACTTGGAAAGCCGCAGGTTTACCCACCAAAATTAATCCGCGTGCGCCAATTAGTATCATGCGACAAGTGCAAATTGTTGCCGGTTCATTAGTAGTTACAGGAACTTTATTAGGTGCATTTGTCTCACCTTGGTTTTTAATTTTGAGTGGCTTTGTGGGTAGTGGATTAGTCTTTGCTGGGGTGACAAATACTTGTGCAATGGGGATGTTATTGGCGAAACTACCCTATAACAAACGGATGGGTTAA
- a CDS encoding sulfite exporter TauE/SafE family protein produces MTWIIGHLLAVVIGISLGLLGGGGSVLALPVLVYVMGVAPKNAIAMTLVIIGTVSILGLIPHWRAGNVWLKTAAIFGAATMLGAFFGAKLATLPFISDAMQMLLFALLMLVASIAMIWRSARQQKTDDTGTYPPPVCKYCWLWLMSEGIVVGTLTGLVGVGGGFAIVPALVLLGKVPMKAAIGTSLLIIIMNAIAGFIGYLGHVTLDWGLMLSFILAASIGTVYGSYLSQFVPATRLQKSFGYFLLAVATLVLFQNRDTFWQWYAPKNTASNKTNSQFAMDFVPLR; encoded by the coding sequence ATGACGTGGATTATCGGTCATCTACTCGCCGTTGTTATTGGTATTAGCTTGGGTTTGTTGGGTGGTGGCGGTTCGGTGTTGGCTTTACCTGTATTAGTGTATGTCATGGGGGTTGCGCCGAAAAATGCGATCGCTATGACTCTGGTAATCATTGGTACAGTTAGCATATTGGGATTAATCCCCCACTGGCGCGCCGGAAATGTCTGGTTAAAGACAGCCGCTATCTTTGGCGCAGCTACAATGCTAGGTGCATTTTTCGGCGCGAAGTTAGCCACCCTACCATTTATTAGCGATGCTATGCAGATGTTACTGTTTGCGTTATTAATGTTAGTGGCTAGCATCGCCATGATTTGGCGTAGCGCACGCCAACAAAAAACAGATGATACTGGGACTTATCCACCGCCAGTCTGTAAATACTGCTGGCTATGGTTGATGAGTGAGGGAATCGTGGTTGGGACTTTGACGGGTTTAGTGGGTGTAGGTGGGGGATTTGCAATTGTTCCCGCCTTGGTGTTACTGGGTAAAGTCCCCATGAAAGCCGCGATCGGCACATCATTATTGATTATTATCATGAATGCGATCGCAGGCTTTATTGGTTATTTAGGACACGTCACCCTAGACTGGGGTTTAATGCTATCTTTTATCTTGGCGGCTAGTATTGGAACGGTGTATGGTAGCTATTTATCTCAATTCGTTCCGGCGACGCGGCTACAAAAGAGTTTCGGTTATTTTTTACTTGCTGTAGCCACGTTAGTATTATTTCAAAATCGCGATACCTTTTGGCAATGGTACGCACCAAAAAACACCGCATCCAATAAAACCAATTCGCAATTCGCAATGGACTTCGTCCCGCTACGCTAA
- a CDS encoding AAA-like domain-containing protein — protein MFANFNTTYRYQAGGSLPPDALTYVVRQADTELYEGLLALEYCYVLNARQMGKSSLRVRTMNKLKTQGFICAEIELSGIGSQQITASQWYGGIIQELVSGFQLKINRRSWLKEHDDLSPIQCLNKFIETVLLTQIQQKIVIFIDEIDNVLGLKFSTDEFFALIRHCYENRAIKPAYKRLAFALLGVASPSDLIQDKHYSTPFNIGRAIELQGFKIEDSEPLLQGFSEKIDNPKAVLKEVLYWTNGQPFLTQKLCWLIVNYCNHHPDACPNQEDEVAKWVEKIVHTQIINNWESQDEPEHLRTIRDRLLRNTPKSQQLLQIYYHILQQGKIPVQNSPEYLELRLSGLVSQSEGNLIVKNPIYTKIFHQDWLHQHLLVNITELPTLNSLNPTFNHPETAINSLSYPSGAVPLDSPFYIERTAVESQVFEAIRKNGALVRIKAPREMGKTSLLLRTLDYATRQNYQTASLNLEQIDDAILSDLNRFLRWLCANVTRQLQLESKLDDYWDEDIGSKISCSLYFRNHILKQIKTPLILSLDEVQYIFEHPIVAKDVLPLFRSWFEEAKRESLWQKLRLVIVHSTEIYVPLQLKQSPFNVGLPIELTHFTLEQVQQLAERYGLNWNNSQEAADLMAMVEGHPALVHMAIYHLSREEISFAQFLDTAATSNGIYSSHLQRHQAVLQEQPELAKALDIVINSQEAISLDPITIYKLSSMGLVKQLKDKVVPSCELYRRYFSLQGKI, from the coding sequence ATGTTTGCAAACTTTAATACCACCTATCGGTATCAAGCAGGTGGTAGTCTCCCACCTGATGCACTTACTTATGTCGTGCGACAAGCTGATACTGAACTTTATGAAGGTCTATTGGCTCTTGAATATTGCTATGTTCTCAATGCTAGACAAATGGGTAAGTCTAGCTTACGAGTCCGAACGATGAATAAACTAAAGACTCAGGGATTTATTTGTGCTGAGATTGAGTTAAGTGGGATAGGTAGTCAGCAAATTACAGCTTCTCAATGGTATGGCGGGATTATTCAAGAATTGGTAAGTGGGTTTCAACTCAAAATCAATCGCCGTAGTTGGTTAAAAGAGCATGATGATTTATCTCCAATTCAGTGTTTAAATAAATTTATTGAAACCGTCTTATTGACGCAAATTCAACAGAAAATTGTGATTTTTATCGATGAAATCGATAACGTACTGGGGTTAAAATTTTCTACAGATGAATTTTTTGCCCTCATTCGACACTGTTATGAAAATCGAGCCATCAAACCAGCTTACAAAAGATTAGCATTTGCTTTATTAGGAGTAGCTTCACCTTCAGATTTAATTCAAGATAAACACTATTCTACTCCGTTTAATATTGGTAGAGCGATTGAATTACAAGGATTTAAAATAGAAGATAGTGAACCTTTATTACAAGGATTCTCAGAAAAAATTGACAACCCCAAGGCAGTATTAAAAGAGGTTTTATATTGGACTAACGGACAGCCATTTCTTACGCAAAAACTGTGTTGGCTAATTGTTAATTATTGCAATCATCATCCAGATGCTTGTCCAAATCAAGAGGATGAAGTAGCCAAATGGGTAGAAAAAATTGTCCACACCCAAATTATTAATAACTGGGAATCTCAAGACGAACCAGAACATTTGAGAACAATACGCGATCGCCTACTCCGCAATACGCCCAAAAGCCAACAATTACTGCAAATATACTATCACATTTTACAACAGGGAAAAATTCCCGTACAGAATTCTCCAGAGTATCTAGAATTGCGCTTATCTGGTCTTGTATCCCAATCTGAAGGAAATTTAATTGTTAAAAATCCGATTTATACCAAAATATTTCATCAAGATTGGCTGCATCAACATTTATTAGTAAATATTACTGAATTACCAACACTCAATAGTCTTAACCCGACGTTCAATCATCCTGAAACGGCAATTAATTCTCTCTCTTATCCTAGTGGAGCAGTCCCCCTTGATTCTCCATTTTACATAGAAAGAACTGCGGTAGAATCACAAGTATTCGAGGCAATTAGAAAAAATGGCGCATTAGTCAGAATCAAAGCACCTAGAGAAATGGGTAAAACATCTTTACTGCTAAGGACTTTAGACTATGCAACTCGACAAAATTATCAGACGGCTAGTTTAAATCTAGAACAAATTGATGATGCAATTTTAAGTGACTTGAATCGGTTTTTGCGCTGGCTGTGTGCTAACGTTACCCGTCAATTGCAACTGGAATCTAAGTTAGATGATTATTGGGATGAAGATATTGGTAGTAAAATTAGTTGTTCTCTTTATTTCCGCAATCATATATTAAAACAAATCAAAACTCCTTTAATTTTATCCTTAGATGAAGTGCAATATATCTTTGAACATCCTATAGTGGCAAAAGATGTTTTACCTTTATTTCGTTCATGGTTTGAAGAAGCAAAAAGAGAATCCCTTTGGCAGAAACTCAGATTAGTTATAGTTCACTCAACAGAAATTTATGTACCTCTGCAATTAAAACAATCCCCATTCAATGTAGGATTACCAATTGAATTAACTCACTTTACCCTTGAGCAAGTACAGCAGTTAGCCGAACGCTATGGACTCAATTGGAATAATAGCCAAGAAGCAGCAGATTTAATGGCTATGGTGGAAGGACATCCCGCATTAGTACACATGGCTATTTATCATTTGAGTCGTGAGGAAATTAGCTTTGCTCAATTCCTAGATACAGCCGCTACATCAAACGGGATTTATTCATCTCACTTACAACGACATCAAGCTGTCTTGCAAGAACAACCAGAATTAGCAAAAGCATTAGATATAGTAATTAATTCTCAAGAGGCAATATCATTAGATCCAATTACAATTTATAAACTCAGTAGTATGGGACTGGTGAAACAGTTAAAAGATAAAGTAGTACCCAGTTGTGAATTATATCGCCGCTATTTTAGTTTGCAGGGGAAAATATAG